A region of Lentimicrobiaceae bacterium DNA encodes the following proteins:
- the lysS gene encoding lysine--tRNA ligase has protein sequence MHQDLSEQEAIRRESLKELEKLGINAYPAEAFNVNVSTSEIHKNFKEDQTLYQDISIAGRIMTRRIMGAASFVDLQDSTGRIQLYIKRDEICDGDDKTLYNTVFKRLLDIGDIIGITGYVFITQMGEISIHVKSLKLLSKSLRVLPVVKEKDDQVFDAFSDPETRYRQRYVDLIVNPEVRDTFVKRSQIINNMRSFFNSKGYLEVETPILQPIPGGAAARPFITHHNALDMPLYLRIANELYLKKLIVGGFDGVYEFAKDFRNEGMDRTHNPEFTVLEIYVAYKDYFWMMEFVEEMLERVAVGLHNQTSVKVGERDIDFKKPFRRLTMTDAIKQYAGVDIAGKSEDELREICKQLHIETDPSMGTGKLIDAIFGEKCEEHLIQPTFIMDYPIEMSPLCKRHRSNPELTERFELFVNGKELCNAYSELNDPVDQLGRFQDQLKLSQKGDDEAMFIDMDFVRALEYGMPTCSGMGIGIDRLTMFMTNQPSIQDVLFFPQMRPEKKTTPTGDADEAFIAIGVPEAWVPALRKYGFKTVAELKAANPNKLLNDLGGLRKKMKLDIPALKLEEIQAWVQA, from the coding sequence ATGCATCAGGACCTCAGCGAACAGGAAGCCATCCGCAGGGAATCACTCAAAGAACTTGAAAAGCTTGGCATTAATGCTTATCCGGCAGAAGCCTTCAATGTAAATGTTTCTACCTCTGAAATTCATAAGAACTTTAAGGAAGACCAGACTTTATATCAGGATATTAGTATTGCCGGGCGAATTATGACCCGTCGCATTATGGGAGCTGCTTCATTTGTTGATCTGCAGGATTCAACAGGCAGGATTCAGCTTTATATCAAACGCGATGAAATTTGTGATGGTGATGATAAAACCCTTTACAATACCGTTTTTAAGCGTTTGCTTGATATTGGCGATATTATTGGCATTACCGGTTATGTGTTTATTACACAAATGGGTGAAATATCCATTCATGTCAAGTCGTTGAAACTGCTCAGCAAATCATTGCGGGTGTTGCCTGTTGTGAAAGAAAAGGACGATCAGGTTTTTGATGCTTTCAGCGACCCTGAAACCCGCTATCGCCAGCGTTATGTTGACCTGATTGTGAATCCTGAAGTGCGTGATACTTTTGTTAAGCGCAGCCAGATTATCAATAATATGCGTTCGTTCTTCAACTCAAAGGGGTATCTTGAGGTTGAAACTCCGATTTTGCAGCCTATCCCGGGCGGTGCTGCTGCCAGACCGTTTATTACACATCACAATGCCCTTGATATGCCTCTTTATCTCAGGATAGCCAATGAGCTGTATCTGAAAAAGCTTATTGTTGGCGGTTTTGATGGTGTTTATGAGTTTGCAAAAGATTTTCGCAATGAAGGGATGGATCGCACCCATAATCCTGAATTTACAGTTCTGGAGATTTATGTGGCATACAAGGATTATTTCTGGATGATGGAGTTTGTGGAAGAAATGCTTGAACGTGTGGCTGTTGGTCTGCATAATCAAACCAGCGTAAAGGTGGGCGAGCGTGATATCGATTTCAAAAAACCGTTCCGCCGCCTCACAATGACAGATGCCATCAAACAGTATGCAGGAGTTGATATTGCTGGCAAATCAGAAGATGAGCTGAGGGAAATCTGCAAACAATTGCATATTGAAACTGACCCGAGTATGGGTACTGGTAAGCTTATTGATGCCATTTTTGGTGAAAAGTGTGAAGAACATCTGATTCAGCCCACTTTTATTATGGATTACCCCATTGAAATGTCGCCGTTGTGCAAACGCCATCGCTCAAATCCTGAACTTACCGAGCGTTTCGAGCTGTTTGTAAATGGCAAGGAGCTTTGCAATGCTTATTCTGAGCTGAACGACCCTGTAGATCAGCTGGGACGTTTTCAGGATCAGCTGAAGCTTTCTCAAAAAGGAGATGATGAAGCGATGTTCATAGACATGGATTTTGTGAGAGCGCTGGAATATGGTATGCCAACCTGCTCGGGCATGGGCATTGGGATTGATCGTTTAACCATGTTTATGACCAACCAGCCCTCTATTCAGGATGTGCTATTCTTCCCGCAGATGCGCCCCGAAAAGAAAACTACGCCGACAGGTGATGCTGATGAAGCTTTTATTGCGATTGGTGTGCCCGAAGCCTGGGTTCCCGCATTGCGCAAATACGGTTTCAAAACAGTGGCCGAACTGAAAGCTGCCAATCCCAATAAATTGTTGAATGACCTGGGCGGCTTACGTAAAAAAATGAAGCTTGACATTCCGGCCCTTAAACTGGAAGAAATTCAGGCATGGGTTCAGGCTTAA
- a CDS encoding LytTR family transcriptional regulator codes for MFDLQKQIPAYLLNKRNIVRLILFTAVFALIFINVYAPFGVDVWFNVTRWTLLLYSSIIILTGVLVVVVSRIIMYHSSHRYTIKLYQYLIWVLAEVFFMGLFYTLYQKLILGDTRFFPDLLVVSVQNTALVLLLPYSVLWLYFSWVENKKRLELINEIQQPEARRSMIHFNDERGVLRFSVKSDHLLFLEAADNYVYIHYLDSEKPSRLVLRNNLKKLGEDLSGTDMVRCHRSFMVNVEKVALIKREKEGLLLELDLPGVMAIPVSQTYVQDVIEFFSRIKV; via the coding sequence ATGTTCGACCTGCAGAAACAGATTCCTGCCTATCTTCTCAATAAAAGGAATATTGTCAGATTAATTCTTTTTACGGCTGTTTTTGCGCTGATTTTTATCAACGTTTATGCACCGTTTGGTGTTGATGTGTGGTTCAATGTTACCCGTTGGACATTGCTTCTTTATTCCAGTATAATTATCCTCACAGGTGTGCTGGTTGTGGTTGTGAGTCGCATTATTATGTATCACAGTAGTCACAGATACACAATAAAGCTATATCAGTACCTGATATGGGTGCTGGCCGAAGTCTTTTTTATGGGGCTGTTTTATACGCTCTATCAAAAGCTAATTCTGGGAGATACCCGCTTTTTCCCTGATTTATTGGTTGTTTCTGTACAGAATACGGCCTTGGTATTGTTGTTGCCTTACTCTGTTTTGTGGCTCTATTTTTCATGGGTCGAAAACAAGAAGCGGCTTGAATTGATCAATGAGATACAACAACCTGAGGCTCGCAGAAGTATGATTCATTTTAATGATGAAAGGGGTGTACTGCGTTTTTCGGTCAAATCAGATCATTTGCTTTTTCTCGAAGCTGCTGATAATTACGTTTATATTCATTATCTGGATAGTGAAAAGCCCTCAAGATTGGTTTTGCGGAACAATCTGAAGAAACTCGGAGAAGATCTTAGCGGCACTGATATGGTCAGATGTCACAGGTCGTTTATGGTTAATGTTGAGAAGGTTGCATTAATCAAACGTGAAAAGGAAGGCCTTTTACTTGAGCTTGATTTGCCTGGCGTTATGGCCATACCTGTTTCGCAAACTTATGTGCAGGATGTGATTGAGTTTTTTTCACGCATTAAAGTTTAA
- a CDS encoding glycosyltransferase family 39 protein codes for MPKITEISKCRWFTPAMVTLIFIPLLFLNIRHDHDWGGDFAQYMAQADNIVHFRAMENTGYVYNEAFPSLAPKAYPPGFPLIIAPVTAIFGNAIPPYNYLISLFLIATAVTTVLLLQKKAGIWAAIALSIIIYYNPYLVKFKSEVMADIPFSFLVAVFVSMVHKQESLSGRRWIFAGLIAGYAAATKTAGASLLAALMIYSLQQMISSFISEKKIRKAIGMASGPMKGLAAGIGLSVVFSLLFLHSDKGSLSYLNTFSFSNILSSVSLNIFGYAEVIRYFFAGAAAPSHWVAALAGSAMIIFFITGLFLSFTQKPGVLEWTTLVYFGVLFIYPYQNSGFRFLIPIVPLMLYYIIHTATSLKNARGGTLIAVFTMVMMCIQYFPMLNDLQHSTQTIQEGPYKSNVVSAFRQIQSLTPENALIVFKKPLVLARYTGRQSMSHTPDASVKQLQEQFNQKEASYFLLYSGLPDEALENYLKNQSKNMALVWIDQDFKLYQKK; via the coding sequence ATGCCAAAAATTACAGAAATTTCAAAATGCCGATGGTTTACTCCAGCAATGGTAACCCTTATATTCATCCCTTTGCTGTTTCTAAACATTCGTCACGACCACGACTGGGGCGGGGACTTTGCCCAGTATATGGCTCAGGCCGATAACATTGTGCATTTCAGAGCAATGGAAAACACCGGGTATGTTTATAATGAAGCATTTCCCAGCCTTGCACCCAAGGCATACCCGCCAGGATTCCCGCTCATCATTGCACCTGTCACAGCCATTTTCGGAAATGCCATTCCTCCATACAACTACCTGATTTCATTATTTTTAATTGCCACTGCCGTAACCACAGTATTATTGTTACAAAAGAAAGCCGGAATTTGGGCTGCCATTGCACTTAGTATAATCATTTACTACAATCCGTATCTGGTTAAGTTCAAATCGGAAGTCATGGCCGATATTCCCTTTTCATTTCTTGTCGCAGTGTTTGTTTCAATGGTACACAAGCAAGAATCACTTTCAGGAAGGCGATGGATTTTTGCCGGATTGATTGCAGGCTATGCCGCTGCTACCAAAACAGCCGGTGCCAGCTTATTGGCAGCACTTATGATTTACAGTCTGCAACAAATGATATCTTCATTTATTTCAGAAAAGAAAATCAGAAAAGCCATCGGCATGGCATCGGGCCCGATGAAAGGGCTGGCCGCGGGAATAGGCTTGTCGGTTGTGTTTTCATTGCTTTTTCTACACAGCGACAAAGGCTCGTTAAGCTACCTCAACACTTTCAGCTTTTCAAATATCCTTTCGTCCGTTTCACTCAATATTTTTGGTTATGCTGAAGTAATACGCTATTTCTTTGCCGGAGCTGCTGCACCTTCGCATTGGGTGGCGGCCCTGGCCGGCTCAGCCATGATTATTTTTTTTATTACAGGTCTCTTCCTCTCTTTTACACAAAAACCTGGAGTATTGGAATGGACCACTTTGGTTTACTTTGGTGTTTTATTTATTTATCCTTACCAGAACTCAGGTTTCAGATTTTTAATACCAATTGTTCCCTTGATGCTTTATTACATTATTCATACTGCCACATCATTGAAAAATGCCAGGGGAGGCACACTAATCGCTGTTTTCACTATGGTAATGATGTGTATACAATACTTTCCAATGCTTAACGACCTGCAGCACAGCACGCAAACCATTCAGGAAGGCCCATACAAATCAAATGTAGTTAGCGCTTTCCGTCAGATACAATCACTGACCCCTGAAAACGCATTGATTGTTTTTAAAAAGCCCCTTGTTTTAGCCCGATACACAGGCAGGCAAAGCATGTCGCACACGCCTGACGCCTCTGTTAAACAGCTTCAGGAGCAGTTTAATCAAAAAGAGGCTTCTTACTTTTTGCTGTATTCGGGATTGCCTGATGAAGCTCTTGAAAACTATTTGAAAAACCAAAGTAAAAATATGGCTCTGGTGTGGATTGATCAGGACTTCAAACTGTATCAGAAGAAATAA
- a CDS encoding beta-lactamase family protein, protein MKSFTSNFFLAFAILILTLGDSAIKAQTFSGYQKIDTLLNLLSTNNKFMGTVAILKNNETVYSSACGLADIEKNIPNTTNTRFRVGSISKMFTSVMTFQLIEEKKLQLDTKLSAFYPAIVNADIITIKDLLVHQSGLWSVTDDSLYLSWNTQPKTHEELLAMIMAQPAVFAPGEKSSYSNTNYLLLGYILETITGKDFATNLQERICKKAGLESTYYGVPTNTANNESYSYSIENAKWVKDNETDMSIPNGAGGVVSTAEDLTTFVNALFNGQLISEGSLSEMIKSEGKYAKGIFRMPFYELQGYGHTGGIDGFRSVLIYYPEEKLGLAICSNGLNYNQNDMIIAVLSIALGKEYKLPEFKNLQITAEQLKKYEGVYSSDDFPIKLTIKLEGQSLTAQGTGQSPFPLEAESETEFSFHAGGIKIAFINDNQLNIKQGAMDLIMTKE, encoded by the coding sequence ATGAAATCTTTTACCAGTAATTTTTTTTTAGCTTTCGCCATTCTAATTCTCACCCTGGGGGATTCGGCAATTAAAGCGCAAACATTTTCGGGTTACCAGAAAATCGATACATTGCTTAACCTGCTCTCAACAAACAATAAGTTTATGGGAACAGTTGCCATCTTAAAAAACAATGAAACTGTATATTCTTCAGCTTGCGGGCTGGCTGATATTGAAAAGAACATCCCGAATACAACAAATACCAGATTCAGGGTGGGTTCCATATCAAAGATGTTTACTTCGGTCATGACCTTTCAGCTAATTGAAGAAAAGAAACTACAGCTTGACACCAAACTTTCAGCTTTTTATCCGGCTATAGTAAATGCTGATATAATTACCATCAAAGATTTGCTGGTTCATCAGAGCGGCCTATGGAGTGTAACTGATGACAGTCTCTACCTTTCGTGGAATACACAACCCAAAACCCATGAAGAGCTGCTTGCCATGATAATGGCACAACCGGCTGTTTTTGCGCCAGGAGAGAAATCTTCATACAGCAATACCAATTATCTGTTACTTGGCTACATTCTTGAGACCATCACCGGAAAAGATTTTGCCACCAATCTTCAGGAAAGAATTTGTAAAAAAGCCGGATTGGAGTCAACTTATTATGGTGTTCCTACCAACACTGCCAACAATGAGAGCTACTCCTACTCGATAGAAAACGCGAAATGGGTTAAAGACAACGAAACAGACATGAGCATTCCGAATGGAGCAGGAGGAGTAGTTTCAACAGCCGAAGATTTAACCACATTTGTAAACGCACTTTTTAATGGACAGCTTATTTCAGAAGGTTCCCTGTCCGAAATGATAAAATCGGAAGGAAAATATGCAAAAGGCATATTCAGGATGCCATTTTATGAACTTCAGGGATATGGACATACCGGCGGAATTGACGGTTTCAGATCGGTGCTGATATATTATCCTGAAGAAAAACTAGGCCTTGCCATTTGTTCTAACGGATTGAATTACAACCAAAACGATATGATTATTGCCGTTTTGAGTATAGCATTAGGAAAAGAGTATAAATTGCCTGAGTTTAAAAATCTGCAAATAACTGCGGAACAATTGAAAAAATATGAAGGCGTATATTCAAGTGATGATTTCCCGATAAAACTCACCATTAAGCTTGAAGGCCAATCGCTTACAGCTCAAGGAACGGGTCAGAGTCCATTCCCTCTCGAAGCAGAAAGCGAAACAGAATTCAGCTTTCATGCCGGTGGCATTAAAATTGCCTTTATCAATGACAATCAACTAAATATAAAGCAAGGCGCGATGGACCTTATCATGACAAAAGAGTAA
- a CDS encoding choice-of-anchor J domain-containing protein, translating into MRTKKTLTIFLSLLALVFASTSFAQNYTEVGTGTTQTSMPIYSSWNYSWSSVIYNHADLGSAKTITSIGLNCTNGPKTVTNQKIYVKLSNIDVFSGAAYEDPQNNGYTLVYDGNLTFQNGWNEITLTTPIAYDGVNNIIFHWENRWGQTYGPMFNSTLSTINNNKNCGSDTGFPGAGSSGYLNPYPGSVTNMRFYYQSSGPATPTNPIPADNATVVSIDTDLSWTLGENTTTYDLYFGTSATNLTMLASNVAAVNGINSFTIDGLLADSTMHFWKVIAKNGTQEESSPIWKFKTEDVITDFPYTQGFEDSAVFNSWPVQSAWVTEPEFSWYASEVNVNSGLLCAKSFFLNNNLQAILRSPKVLLPANHRITFNWENQNARVEGHDTTYFEVSADGGQTWTILDFLSPEAPSSYVERSHNLNAYAGNNFFFRFRYVTDNTTESKSVYLDDITIEAISDVPEIDLSATAIAFNELFLNGTTTEEFTITNTGSVDLTINSITAPSPFSCTYSGTIAPGESVSPVVHLNASQAGNFNQTLVVNVNGAFTGVNTLQLSGTVLENNTEIFEAFDLSNEIPEHWNKIKSATEPYHDITIVTSSFDSYSVPNVAKMINANDSVSPLIFILPGVTEFGINELSFYAKKGGDSYDLDLIVGLMDDPYHAESFVPVQTISLSPEHTLYTITFDATNTKPYIALKHGNNKKWTSMWIDDVAWTNPNITTPPNPAISLYPANNAINVDLNLPDNYLIWSNGGGNPTGYYLNLGTNNPPTNLVNMANLGDTVVYRIMSELNYSTKYYWQIIPFNNNGNANNCPVWQFTTMSNPTISQYPMVENFDDLTYGSAFYYPPFLKGNIYPLGWTVLSPNNSSMQWTMIANSDGSINAHSAPNAMHMGWGFLESMDEWLISPPLVMSPDFAYDLSFFYKTASLGISTFEKMEVLVGTSPNPAGMTAGRIFNNANITNLDYESGSGTFTPDTEGVYYIAFHGYSDALQFLLFLDDVTIQKTPVTSTNNMIPQENPVIYPNPANGFIHITLPETMNGSAKLNITDLSGRSVYSGQMNGTQQQFDINGLNAGIYLLTLQSHNNQYQQKIVVR; encoded by the coding sequence ATGAGAACGAAAAAAACTCTGACCATTTTTCTGAGCCTGCTTGCCCTGGTATTTGCCAGCACAAGTTTTGCCCAGAATTATACTGAGGTCGGTACCGGAACTACCCAGACATCAATGCCGATTTATTCATCATGGAATTACAGCTGGAGCTCTGTAATTTACAACCATGCCGATCTTGGATCTGCCAAAACCATTACTTCCATCGGTTTAAATTGCACCAACGGACCCAAAACGGTTACCAATCAAAAAATCTATGTTAAACTTTCTAATATAGATGTTTTTTCGGGTGCAGCTTATGAAGATCCACAAAACAACGGTTACACCCTGGTATATGATGGCAATCTGACATTTCAAAATGGTTGGAATGAGATTACACTCACCACTCCTATTGCTTACGACGGGGTGAATAACATTATTTTTCACTGGGAAAACCGTTGGGGACAAACCTATGGCCCCATGTTTAATTCAACACTATCAACTATAAACAACAATAAAAACTGTGGCAGCGATACTGGCTTTCCGGGAGCAGGCAGTTCAGGATACCTGAATCCCTACCCCGGCTCTGTCACCAACATGAGATTTTATTACCAGTCTTCAGGCCCTGCAACCCCGACTAATCCAATACCAGCCGACAATGCAACTGTTGTTTCCATTGATACAGATTTAAGCTGGACATTAGGTGAAAACACCACTACATATGATCTTTATTTTGGAACAAGCGCCACCAACCTTACCATGCTTGCCAGCAATGTTGCAGCTGTAAACGGAATCAACTCTTTTACAATAGATGGTTTACTGGCCGATTCAACCATGCATTTCTGGAAAGTTATTGCAAAAAATGGCACACAGGAGGAATCTTCTCCCATCTGGAAATTTAAAACCGAAGATGTTATCACTGACTTCCCATATACCCAGGGATTTGAAGACTCAGCAGTTTTCAACAGCTGGCCTGTTCAAAGTGCTTGGGTAACTGAACCTGAATTTTCATGGTATGCATCTGAAGTAAATGTCAATTCCGGACTTTTATGTGCCAAATCTTTCTTTTTAAACAACAATTTACAAGCAATTCTCAGATCACCCAAAGTGTTACTTCCGGCAAATCACCGCATTACATTCAATTGGGAAAACCAGAATGCGAGAGTTGAAGGACATGATACAACCTATTTTGAAGTTAGCGCTGATGGCGGACAAACATGGACTATACTTGATTTTCTTTCACCTGAAGCACCTTCCAGTTATGTTGAAAGGTCACACAACCTCAACGCCTATGCCGGCAATAATTTCTTTTTCAGATTCCGTTATGTAACCGACAACACTACTGAGTCAAAATCGGTCTATCTTGATGACATCACCATTGAAGCCATCTCAGATGTTCCGGAAATTGATTTGAGTGCCACTGCAATTGCATTCAATGAATTATTCTTAAATGGAACAACAACCGAAGAATTTACGATTACAAATACGGGTTCAGTTGATCTCACAATCAACTCAATTACAGCTCCTTCACCTTTTTCGTGCACATATTCCGGCACAATAGCCCCCGGTGAATCTGTTAGTCCTGTTGTACATCTTAATGCTTCTCAGGCCGGCAATTTCAACCAAACGCTGGTTGTAAATGTAAATGGTGCATTTACAGGAGTGAATACTTTACAATTATCAGGCACTGTTCTTGAAAACAATACTGAAATATTTGAAGCTTTTGACCTGTCAAATGAAATTCCTGAACATTGGAATAAAATTAAAAGCGCAACTGAGCCTTATCACGATATTACCATTGTAACTTCCTCTTTCGACTCTTATTCAGTACCCAATGTTGCAAAGATGATCAATGCCAACGACTCGGTTTCTCCGTTAATTTTCATATTGCCGGGTGTAACTGAATTTGGCATCAATGAGTTAAGTTTCTATGCCAAAAAGGGTGGCGATTCCTATGATTTGGATCTTATTGTCGGATTAATGGACGATCCTTATCATGCTGAAAGCTTTGTTCCGGTGCAAACTATTTCTTTGAGTCCTGAACATACACTTTACACCATTACTTTTGATGCCACGAATACCAAGCCATATATAGCGCTGAAACATGGCAACAATAAAAAATGGACAAGCATGTGGATCGACGATGTAGCCTGGACCAACCCCAACATTACCACTCCACCGAATCCAGCCATTTCATTATATCCGGCTAACAATGCAATTAATGTAGACCTCAACCTGCCCGACAATTACCTTATATGGTCAAACGGAGGAGGTAATCCAACCGGATATTATCTGAATCTGGGCACAAACAACCCTCCTACCAATTTGGTAAATATGGCCAATCTGGGTGATACAGTTGTATATCGTATTATGAGCGAGCTCAATTACAGCACCAAATACTACTGGCAGATTATACCATTTAACAATAACGGAAACGCAAACAACTGCCCTGTATGGCAATTTACAACCATGTCAAATCCTACCATCAGCCAATACCCGATGGTTGAAAATTTTGATGATTTAACATATGGTTCGGCATTCTATTACCCACCATTCCTTAAAGGCAACATTTATCCGCTAGGCTGGACAGTATTAAGCCCGAACAACAGCTCCATGCAATGGACGATGATTGCTAATTCCGATGGAAGTATCAATGCACATTCAGCACCCAATGCCATGCATATGGGCTGGGGTTTCCTCGAATCAATGGACGAATGGCTTATTTCGCCTCCGCTGGTAATGAGTCCCGACTTTGCCTATGATCTGAGTTTCTTCTACAAAACTGCCTCTCTTGGCATCAGCACTTTTGAAAAAATGGAAGTATTGGTTGGCACTTCGCCCAATCCTGCGGGAATGACGGCTGGTCGCATTTTTAACAATGCCAATATTACCAATCTGGATTATGAATCAGGCAGCGGTACATTTACTCCTGATACCGAAGGGGTATATTATATTGCATTCCATGGCTACAGCGATGCCCTTCAATTTTTGCTTTTCCTTGATGATGTAACCATTCAGAAAACCCCGGTTACCAGCACAAATAACATGATTCCTCAGGAAAATCCTGTGATTTATCCAAATCCAGCCAATGGATTTATCCATATTACGCTTCCTGAAACGATGAATGGCTCAGCAAAACTCAACATAACTGATCTTTCGGGCCGCAGTGTTTACAGCGGTCAGATGAATGGTACTCAACAACAGTTTGATATAAACGGGTTGAATGCCGGTATCTATCTCCTCACACTACAATCCCACAATAACCAATACCAACAAAAAATTGTGGTAAGATAG
- a CDS encoding nuclear transport factor 2 family protein has translation MKNRHSLILICISGLIYILSGCGKTESGKEDKSMLMSEINQTIDNWHKSAAQSDHAKYIGAMAEEGIYIGTDATEYWTTASFSKWSKPYFDQGKGWDLKSLKRNVYLGNNASFAWFDELLNTSMGLCRGSGVLQKANGKWQIFHYVLSPTVPNELTKEVMLLKHQQDSLIIHNLSPL, from the coding sequence ATGAAAAACCGGCATTCACTTATTCTTATCTGCATTTCAGGGTTAATTTACATTTTATCCGGATGCGGCAAAACAGAATCGGGCAAGGAAGATAAATCAATGCTCATGTCCGAAATAAACCAAACAATCGACAACTGGCATAAGAGTGCAGCACAGTCAGACCATGCCAAATACATTGGAGCAATGGCAGAGGAAGGCATTTATATTGGCACAGATGCAACTGAATATTGGACAACTGCCAGTTTTAGTAAATGGAGCAAGCCCTATTTTGATCAAGGCAAAGGCTGGGACTTAAAAAGCCTGAAACGCAACGTTTACCTGGGCAATAATGCATCCTTTGCCTGGTTTGATGAACTTTTGAATACGAGCATGGGATTATGCCGGGGCTCAGGAGTGCTTCAAAAAGCAAACGGAAAATGGCAAATATTCCATTACGTGCTTTCTCCTACAGTACCAAATGAGCTTACCAAAGAAGTAATGCTGCTCAAGCATCAGCAGGATTCATTGATCATCCACAATTTAAGCCCATTGTAA
- a CDS encoding helix-turn-helix transcriptional regulator: protein MSGDEYCLLLHGNFIVDVCPMDLFIKILYALPVYQSSALALLLFFNGRQVRSRSRIIMAFFELICALYFVFNFQYALRSFEILVRLYFLILPIILLFLPMFYIYLLSVTTVSFRFKQKYLWHFLPAFVILLANLPFLFASYQERLAYISHSFDSANYNSVILYLTVVYVVGIFGVLSAQLVYYFYMAVKLYKSHRKYIENHYSFTENISLNWIVALMASLVLFFISNQMLYMFGIDHSFFSPLYYNIVMLGITLFMGYYALYQRDLKPSELSLSFVASESVEIPDVLPVNANVGNVLSTEEQVVAAEENVTVKDENEDDEKVEETKSQGKYAGSALSTEHKLLLVKRLEALMFEEKIFVNDSLSVEDVANRLGTNSKYVSQVINEQYGKNFYNYINSYRVEEAQKLLLSGGMEKYTILGIAQMVGFGSKSSFNSSFKRITGLTPSEFMKANGS, encoded by the coding sequence GTGTCAGGTGATGAATATTGCTTACTTTTACACGGAAATTTTATTGTTGATGTTTGCCCGATGGATTTGTTTATAAAAATTCTTTATGCGTTGCCGGTTTACCAGTCTTCGGCCCTGGCATTGCTTCTTTTTTTTAATGGCCGGCAGGTAAGAAGCCGTTCAAGGATAATTATGGCCTTCTTTGAACTGATTTGTGCATTGTATTTTGTGTTTAATTTTCAATATGCTCTCAGGAGTTTTGAAATTCTGGTCAGGCTTTATTTTCTGATTCTGCCGATTATTCTTCTTTTCCTGCCAATGTTTTATATTTATCTTTTATCGGTTACTACTGTGAGTTTTCGTTTTAAGCAGAAGTATCTTTGGCATTTTTTACCGGCATTCGTTATTTTGTTAGCCAATCTCCCGTTTTTATTTGCTTCATACCAGGAACGGCTGGCCTATATTTCGCATAGCTTTGATTCGGCTAACTATAATTCTGTTATACTTTATCTTACAGTAGTTTATGTTGTAGGTATTTTCGGCGTGCTTTCGGCACAACTTGTGTATTATTTCTATATGGCTGTAAAGCTTTACAAGAGTCATCGTAAATACATTGAAAACCATTATTCCTTTACTGAAAATATAAGTCTTAACTGGATAGTTGCCCTAATGGCCAGCCTGGTGCTGTTTTTTATCAGCAATCAGATGCTTTATATGTTTGGAATTGATCACAGTTTTTTTTCGCCTCTGTACTATAATATTGTAATGTTGGGCATTACTCTTTTTATGGGCTATTATGCGCTTTATCAGCGCGATTTGAAGCCGTCTGAACTCTCCTTGTCATTTGTGGCTTCTGAATCTGTGGAGATTCCTGATGTTTTGCCGGTGAATGCCAATGTGGGAAATGTGTTAAGTACGGAAGAACAGGTTGTTGCTGCTGAAGAGAATGTAACAGTTAAAGATGAAAATGAGGACGATGAAAAAGTTGAAGAGACAAAATCGCAGGGAAAATATGCGGGTTCAGCACTTAGCACTGAACATAAGTTGTTATTGGTTAAAAGGCTTGAAGCGCTGATGTTTGAAGAAAAGATATTTGTGAATGATAGTCTGAGTGTCGAAGATGTGGCCAACCGGCTGGGCACCAATTCAAAGTATGTTTCACAGGTTATCAATGAGCAATATGGCAAGAATTTCTATAATTACATCAACTCTTATCGTGTTGAAGAGGCTCAGAAACTTTTGTTGTCGGGCGGTATGGAAAAATACACCATACTTGGTATTGCTCAAATGGTGGGTTTTGGCTCAAAATCGAGTTTCAACTCTTCGTTTAAGCGCATAACAGGCCTTACTCCAAGCGAATTTATGAAGGCCAATGGTTCTTAA